A single region of the Neodiprion pinetum isolate iyNeoPine1 chromosome 5, iyNeoPine1.2, whole genome shotgun sequence genome encodes:
- the LOC124219137 gene encoding uncharacterized protein isoform X2, which yields MTVEESPKSRRPSSGTGNENTELKSSQVKPKTGCFRINPGSKDGQRVYLIQMILLPFIPIAALIAQSCHSMATAVKVLHRAENVEQQIGITVEIGRLLTAFQQERTQSAIYIFTGENRTALNNAYANTDELLRDANWSSWNEDSSSGIRFHLTNFRCGNLTQECGNGAAVEGMTRWYVRANHQMLERISERIGSTATGNVWRLLIAYKYIMRSVEHVTISVIFGLQKYTEGQLSNQGLTSYVEHDTLAREYFEAIHHFAPGLLPLADDEAGGIKREVDRRREEISSNVKSASNMMLLNSYYIEMNEYVEVLRSYGTELQHLIRTGSIFARRQHLFKEMRSASNQQGVVIAILALVLIISPVIILLIGNAALTIQYFAGSLVSRTQELRREKGKSDRLLFQMLPPTVVKQLKQQKQVPAEDFESVTIYFSDIVGFTDLSSNSTPMEIVNMLNTLYRLFDSRIQKYDVYKVETIGDAYMVVSGLPQRNGSKHVGEIATMSLDLLSGIRCYTIPHRQGERLEIRIGVNTGPCVAGVVGTTMPRYCLFGDTINTASRMESTGEAMKIQVSQNTKDALDDLGGYITELRGSMEVKGKGMMNTYWLTGKEEELPPPVDQVESIFTLCSFIEPEFLQIINEMDDTPFSML from the exons atgaCCGTCGAAGAATCACCGAAATCGCGGAGGCCTTCCAGCGGAACAGGAAACGAAAACACTGAGCTAAAAAGCAGTCAG GTAAAACCAAAGACCGGATGTTTCCGTATAAACCCTGGATCAAAAGACGGTCAACGAGTATACTTGATCCAGATGATTTTACTGCCATTTATACCGATAGCCGCGCTTATAGCCCAAAGTTGTCACAGCATGGCGACGGCCGTAAAAGTTCTTCACAGAGCGGAAAACGTCGAACAACAG ATCGGTATTACAGTTGAAATCGGACGTTTGTTAACCGCGTTTCAACAGGAACGAACGCAAAGTGCTATTTACATATTTACCGGTGAGAACAG AACGGCACTGAACAACGCTTACGCAAATACGGACGAGCTGCTGAGGGATGCAAATTGGAGTTCTTGGAACGAAGATTCGTCGTCCGGCATCCGTTTTCACTTGACGAATTTCAG GTGCGGAAACCTGACGCAGGAATGTGGCAACGGGGCGGCCGTTGAAGGCATGACGAGATGGTACGTAAGAGCGAATCACCAAATGCTGGAGCGAATCTCAGAACGCATAGGAAGCACGGCGACGGGAAATGTCTGGAG ATTGCTGATAGCGTACAAGTACATAATGAGAAGCGTGGAACACGTGACGATATCCGTGATATTCGGATTGCAAAAGTACACCGAGGGACAGCTCAGCAATCAAGGATTAACTTCGTACGTCGAACACGATACTCTGGCTCGCGAGTATTTCGAGGCGATTCACCATTTTGCCCCGGGGCTTTTGCCTCTCGCAGACGACGAAGCTGGCGGTATTAAACGGGAGGTTGATCGTCG ACGCGAGGAAATTTCGTCAAATGTGAAAAGCGCGAGTAACATGATGTTACTGAACTCCTACTACATCGAAATGAACGAATACGTGGAAGTTCTCCGGAGTTACGGAACCGAATTGCAACACCTGATTCG CACTGGGTCTATTTTTGCTCGTAGGCAGCACCTTTTCAAAGAAATGAGGTCTGCGTCTAACCAGCAGGGTGTAGTCATCGCGATCCTAGCGCTGGTCCTGATTATCTCACCAGTGATAATCCTGCTAATCGGAAACGCGGCTCTAACGATTCAATACTTTGCGGGATCCCTCGTCTCGAGGACTCAGGAACTGAG AAGGGAAAAGGGAAAGAGCGATCGTTTGCTCTTTCAAATGCTGCCGCCGACCGTCGTCAAACAGCTCAAACAACAGAAGCAG gTGCCGGCGGAGGACTTTGAATCCGTGACGATATACTTCAGCGACATCGTCGGCTTCACCGACCTCAGCTCCAACAGCACGCCGATGGAGATCGTCAACATGCTCAACACTCTCTACAGGCTCTTCGATTCCCGGATCCAAAAATACGACGTCTATAAGGTCGAGACGATCGGCGACGCGTACATGGTCGTCAGCGGATTGCCGCAGAGAAACG GGTCTAAGCACGTTGGTGAGATAGCGACAATGTCGCTCGATCTTTTGTCTGGAATACGATGCTACACTATACCGCATCGCCAAGGAGAGAGGCTCGAAATTCGAATAGGGGTGAACACAGGTCCCTGCGTCGCTGGGGTTGTCGGCACAACGATGCCACGATACTGTCTCTTCGGGGATACGATTAACACTGCGAGTAGGATGGAATCGACAGGAGAAG CGATGAAGATCCAAGTATCGCAAAACACAAAAGATGCACTCGACGATTTAGGAGGCTACATTACAGAGTTGAGAGGAAGTATGGAAGTTAAA GGTAAAGGAATGATGAACACCTACTGGCTTACGGGAAAAGAAGAGGAGCTACCTCCGCCTGTCGACCAAGTGGAAAGCATTTTTACGCTGTGTTCGTTCATAGAGCCAGAATTTTTGCAGATTATAAACGAAATGGACGATACTCCATTCTCAATGTTGTAG
- the LOC124219137 gene encoding uncharacterized protein isoform X1, giving the protein MTVEESPKSRRPSSGTGNENTELKSSQVKPKTGCFRINPGSKDGQRVYLIQMILLPFIPIAALIAQSCHSMATAVKVLHRAENVEQQIGITVEIGRLLTAFQQERTQSAIYIFTGENRTALNNAYANTDELLRDANWSSWNEDSSSGIRFHLTNFSKVRRDVLITRTACGNLTQECGNGAAVEGMTRWYVRANHQMLERISERIGSTATGNVWRLLIAYKYIMRSVEHVTISVIFGLQKYTEGQLSNQGLTSYVEHDTLAREYFEAIHHFAPGLLPLADDEAGGIKREVDRRREEISSNVKSASNMMLLNSYYIEMNEYVEVLRSYGTELQHLIRTGSIFARRQHLFKEMRSASNQQGVVIAILALVLIISPVIILLIGNAALTIQYFAGSLVSRTQELRREKGKSDRLLFQMLPPTVVKQLKQQKQVPAEDFESVTIYFSDIVGFTDLSSNSTPMEIVNMLNTLYRLFDSRIQKYDVYKVETIGDAYMVVSGLPQRNGSKHVGEIATMSLDLLSGIRCYTIPHRQGERLEIRIGVNTGPCVAGVVGTTMPRYCLFGDTINTASRMESTGEAMKIQVSQNTKDALDDLGGYITELRGSMEVKGKGMMNTYWLTGKEEELPPPVDQVESIFTLCSFIEPEFLQIINEMDDTPFSML; this is encoded by the exons atgaCCGTCGAAGAATCACCGAAATCGCGGAGGCCTTCCAGCGGAACAGGAAACGAAAACACTGAGCTAAAAAGCAGTCAG GTAAAACCAAAGACCGGATGTTTCCGTATAAACCCTGGATCAAAAGACGGTCAACGAGTATACTTGATCCAGATGATTTTACTGCCATTTATACCGATAGCCGCGCTTATAGCCCAAAGTTGTCACAGCATGGCGACGGCCGTAAAAGTTCTTCACAGAGCGGAAAACGTCGAACAACAG ATCGGTATTACAGTTGAAATCGGACGTTTGTTAACCGCGTTTCAACAGGAACGAACGCAAAGTGCTATTTACATATTTACCGGTGAGAACAG AACGGCACTGAACAACGCTTACGCAAATACGGACGAGCTGCTGAGGGATGCAAATTGGAGTTCTTGGAACGAAGATTCGTCGTCCGGCATCCGTTTTCACTTGACGAATTTCAG CAAAGTGCGACGTGACGTTTTAATTACAAGAACAGC GTGCGGAAACCTGACGCAGGAATGTGGCAACGGGGCGGCCGTTGAAGGCATGACGAGATGGTACGTAAGAGCGAATCACCAAATGCTGGAGCGAATCTCAGAACGCATAGGAAGCACGGCGACGGGAAATGTCTGGAG ATTGCTGATAGCGTACAAGTACATAATGAGAAGCGTGGAACACGTGACGATATCCGTGATATTCGGATTGCAAAAGTACACCGAGGGACAGCTCAGCAATCAAGGATTAACTTCGTACGTCGAACACGATACTCTGGCTCGCGAGTATTTCGAGGCGATTCACCATTTTGCCCCGGGGCTTTTGCCTCTCGCAGACGACGAAGCTGGCGGTATTAAACGGGAGGTTGATCGTCG ACGCGAGGAAATTTCGTCAAATGTGAAAAGCGCGAGTAACATGATGTTACTGAACTCCTACTACATCGAAATGAACGAATACGTGGAAGTTCTCCGGAGTTACGGAACCGAATTGCAACACCTGATTCG CACTGGGTCTATTTTTGCTCGTAGGCAGCACCTTTTCAAAGAAATGAGGTCTGCGTCTAACCAGCAGGGTGTAGTCATCGCGATCCTAGCGCTGGTCCTGATTATCTCACCAGTGATAATCCTGCTAATCGGAAACGCGGCTCTAACGATTCAATACTTTGCGGGATCCCTCGTCTCGAGGACTCAGGAACTGAG AAGGGAAAAGGGAAAGAGCGATCGTTTGCTCTTTCAAATGCTGCCGCCGACCGTCGTCAAACAGCTCAAACAACAGAAGCAG gTGCCGGCGGAGGACTTTGAATCCGTGACGATATACTTCAGCGACATCGTCGGCTTCACCGACCTCAGCTCCAACAGCACGCCGATGGAGATCGTCAACATGCTCAACACTCTCTACAGGCTCTTCGATTCCCGGATCCAAAAATACGACGTCTATAAGGTCGAGACGATCGGCGACGCGTACATGGTCGTCAGCGGATTGCCGCAGAGAAACG GGTCTAAGCACGTTGGTGAGATAGCGACAATGTCGCTCGATCTTTTGTCTGGAATACGATGCTACACTATACCGCATCGCCAAGGAGAGAGGCTCGAAATTCGAATAGGGGTGAACACAGGTCCCTGCGTCGCTGGGGTTGTCGGCACAACGATGCCACGATACTGTCTCTTCGGGGATACGATTAACACTGCGAGTAGGATGGAATCGACAGGAGAAG CGATGAAGATCCAAGTATCGCAAAACACAAAAGATGCACTCGACGATTTAGGAGGCTACATTACAGAGTTGAGAGGAAGTATGGAAGTTAAA GGTAAAGGAATGATGAACACCTACTGGCTTACGGGAAAAGAAGAGGAGCTACCTCCGCCTGTCGACCAAGTGGAAAGCATTTTTACGCTGTGTTCGTTCATAGAGCCAGAATTTTTGCAGATTATAAACGAAATGGACGATACTCCATTCTCAATGTTGTAG
- the LOC124219134 gene encoding tRNA endonuclease ANKZF1, producing MDHQVFRIHNRDDFVNITKGIKVAQCMQLKSASALGVEKVLCQLEELVVSDSLSCSFCNTVFEDKAQQRLHYKLDWHRYNLKQRLGGLKSISEGNFSLMADKDDVSSISGSESESENDDETGTSETGSSRTESKAGNSKTTSSSILIPVDDKNRKEERKRKIAESVSDSSDTELDEDALQKKRAQELLLVASRHSKVFFENDEGNIFSIYRCLLHNKKEIPELDIEMVAQALESGKNTTWTVIMLGGGHFAAAVFQNGIPVVHKTYHCYTVRAKQGGSQSSRDNRSAGTHPKSAGASLRRYNEAALIQHIQEILESWTTHLVSSSLILYRAVGPQNRTVLFGGKNPPLDKNDPRLRPLPFPTRRATFNEVKRVYDILSSLEVYGSATEFTDSFPISPKQPIRKKVSKVDILDGIPESTPTSEIIPPFTNGAVDNEKSKRMSQTSLERQYRSLKSHIDRAKPRKSPRRPLPDIVARLAQSSSESESDDDSGPTNEVPLIEQSLEMDFNEHLQAFQDTVPRYIKAKKGRRQKRKSKKEKNDEPSPNASLYNLKQKLWTACKLGDIELLSSALESALSEIQRCQGLEEQLANGQEINEDPTNFMKMDNVVKLVNESNEEGNTPLHLAANGGYLKVVWSLLEIGSDPCNKNKKFQTPYTATVDKETRNTFRRFMAANPNKFDYTKSQIPGPLTDEMELELAEKKKLLKKAKREKEKIKKKELDNQRQEEALKKRFLNLSDREKRALAAERRIMQQGGMIFSRCFECGTDMTNQIPFEYNANRFCSIVCLKSHRGVKQN from the exons ATGGATCATCAGGTGTTCAGAATACACAATCGCGACGACTTCGTTAATATAACCAAAGGAATAAAGGTTGCGCAATGTATGCAGTTGAAATCAGCCTCTG CCTTAGGCGTGGAAAAAGTACTCTGCCAGTTGGAGGAACTTGTTGTTTCGGACTCGCTGAGCTGCTCCTTTTGCAATACAGTTTTTGAGGACAAAGCCCAGCAGAGGCTTCATTACAAGCTAGACTGGCATCGTTACAATCTCAAACAGCGGCTGGGTGGTTTAAAGTCCATCAGTGAAGGAAATTTCAGCTTAATGGCTGACAAGG ACGATGTGTCAAGCATTTCGGGGAGTGAATCTGAGTCTGAAAATGACGACGAGACTGGGACCTCTGAGACTGGAAGTTCACGCACCGAATCCAAAGCGGGAAATAGTAAAACAACAAGTAGCAGCATACTCATACCCGTGGACGACAAGAACCGGAAAGAGGagcgaaagagaaaaatagcTGAATCCGTTTCCGATAGTTCGGACACTGAGTTGGATGAGGATGCTTTGCAGAAGAAGCGAGCACAGGAGCTTCTCCTCGTCGCGAGTCGTCACTCTAaagtattttttgaaaatgacgaaggaaataTATTCAGCATATATCGATGCCTGCTTCATAATAAGAAG GAAATTCCGGAGCTAGACATAGAGATGGTTGCACAGGCGCTTGAGAGTGGGAAAAATACTACATGGACTGTCATTATGCTGGGAGGTGGCCACTTTGCGGCTGCAGTATTTCAGA ATGGCATACCTGTAGTTCATAAAACATATCATTGCTACACCGTGCGTGCCAAGCAAGGCGGCTCTCAAAGCTCAAGAGACAACAGAAGTGCAGGAACGCATCCAAAGAGTGCGGGAGCTAGTTTGCGGCGATATAATGAGGCTGCACTTATTCAA caCATTCAAGAGATATTGGAATCGTGGACAACACACCTTGTTAGTTCCTCGTTGATTTTGTACAGAGCAGTCGGACCTCAAAATCGCACCGTTTTATTCGGCGGTAAAAATCCTCCGCTTGATAAAAACGATCCAAGACTAAGGCCGCTGCCTTTTCCTACTAGGCGTGCGACATTCAACGAAGTTAAAAGAGTGTATGATATTCTGAGCAGTCTGGAGGTGTACG GCTCGGCTACGGAGTTTACAGATTCGTTTCCCATTTCACCAAAACAACCGATTCGGAAAAAGGTATCAAAGGTCGACATTCTTGACGGAATACCGGAAAGTACGCCCACCTCAGAAATCATCCCTCCTTTTACCAATGGTGCTGTCGATAACGAAAAATCGAAGAGAATGTCGCAAACGTCATTGGAACGACAATATCGCAGTCTTAAGTCTCACATAGATAGAGCAAAACCTCGGAAAAGCCCTCGGCGTCCGTTGCCTG ACATCGTAGCACGATTAGCTCAGTCCTCTTCCGAGTCAGAATCTGACGATGATAGTGGTCCGACAAATGAAGTTCCGTTGATTGAACAAAGCCTTGAGATGGATTTCAACGAGCATCTCCAAGCCTTCCAAGACACAGTGCCGCGATACATTAAGGCTAAAAAAGGACGCCGGCAAAAGAGGAAGTccaaaaaagagaaaaatgacg AACCGTCACCGAATGCAAGCCTGTATAATTTGAAACAGAAATTATGGACCGCTTGTAAATTGGGAGACATAGAGCTGCTCTCGTCTGCTCTGGAATCAGCATTGAGTGAGATTCAAAGGTGCCAGGGTTTAGAAGAACAGTTAGCAAATGGTCAGGAGATAAACGAAGATCCTActaatttcatgaaaatggACAACGTTGTGAAGCTCGTTAACGAATCTAACGAAGAAGGCAATACCCCCTTACATCTCGCAGCTAATGGTGGATATCTTAAAGTCGTATG GAGTTTACTGGAAATTGGTTCAGACCCGtgtaataagaataaaaaatttcaaactcccTACACAGCAACAGTTGATAAAGAGACAAGAAATACGTTCAGAAGATTTATGGCCGCTAATCCCAACAAATTTGATTATACCAAG TCCCAAATACCTGGCCCGCTGACTGATGAAATGGAACTAGAATTAGCTGAAAAGAAGAAGTTACTGAAGAAAGCTAAacgagaaaaggagaaaataaagaaaaaggaatTGGACAATCAGAGGCAAGAAGAAGCGCTCAAAAAGCGGTTTCTCAATCTCAGTGACAGAGAAAAG AGAGCGTTGGCTGCCGAACGTCGTATCATGCAACAGGGAGGGATGATATTTTCTCGATGCTTTGAGTGCGGTACTGACATGACCAATCAAATACCTTTTGAGTATAATGCCAACCGCTTCTGCTCCATAGTTTGCCTGAAAAGTCATCGTGGCGTGAAGCAGAACTAG